The window GGTTCAATCACATCTATTCAAGCTATCTATGTGCCAGCTGATGACTATACCGATCCAGCGCCAGCAACAGCGTTCGCCCATTTAGATGCGACAACTAACCTAGAACGTAAATTAACTGAAATGGGTATTTATCCAGCCGTAGATCCTTTAGCTTCAACTTCAAGTGCCTTGGCACCTGAAATTGTAGGAGAAGAGCACTATAAAGTTGCGACTGAAGTTCAACATATTTTACAAAGATATAGAGAATTACAAGATATTATCGCAATTTTAGGGATGGATGAATTATCAGAAGATGAAAAAGTATTAGTAGGACGTGCACGTCGTATTCAATTCTTCTTATCTCAAAACTTCCACGTGGCGGAACAATTTACTGGGCAACCAGGATCGTATGTTCCAGTTTCAGAAACTGTTAGAGGGTTTAAAGAAATTTTAGACGGTAAACATGATGATTTACCAGAAGAAGCCTTTAGAAGTGTTGGTAGCATCGATGAAGTGATTGAAAAAGCTGCGAATTTAGGCTATTAGAAATGGAGTGTTCTTATGAATAAGATGGAAGTACAAGTGGTTACTCCAAATGGCCTAGTGTACGATGGTGAGGCGGGCTTTGTCTTAGCAACGACGCCACAAGGACAACTAGGAATTATGGCAAACCATCAACCAATTATTGCACCTGTTAAGATTTCTTCTTTAATAATTAAAGAAGTTAAAGGTGGAGATATCCTTTCAGAAATAGCTGTGAATGGTGGTATCTTGGAAGTACGTGATAATATCGTAAGTATTTTGGCTAATAGTGCTGAACGTGCACAAGATATTGATGTTGAACGTGCTGAGCGAGCAAAAGATCGTGCAGAACAAGATATTCAATATGCTAAAGAACACCAAGAATCAGATAAGATGAAACGAGCAGAAGTTGCACTAGCTAGAGCAATTAATCGTATTCACATTTCAAAAAAATAGTATATAGTAAAAGGGTGTGATTCAAAATCACGCCCTTTTGTTATATACTAATACAAATACTAATTATTGGAGGCAATATCATGCAAATATATGGAGTAGAGGCTATAATAAGAGTAATTAGTCACTTTGTATTTATAAATTTAACTTTTTGGAGCATTCAATCTCTAAATTATGAAAAGTGGTTTAAAAAAGCTCCTATTGGTCAAATTAGAGCGTTTTTGTTAATTTTATCGATAGTTCTAGGTTATACCGTAAGTTATGCTATGTGGGATATATTTTCTCTTTTTTCAAACTTTGTTTTCAGCATGAAGAATGGATAGATGAAAACTTACATATTTTTTCCCTTTAAAACTGATTTATGGTATACTGTTTAGGCTTATGAATTTATTTGGAGGGAAAATAATGGAATATATTATTGTCCAAGGTGGGAACCGTTTGGAAGGCACAGTCAAAATTGAAGGTGCTAAAAATGCTGTATTACCTATTTTAGCAGCTACATTGTTAGCAGAAGAAGGTAAAACTAAATTAACAAATGTTCCGATTTTATCGGACGTTTTTATGATGAATGAATTAATTGATAAATTAAATCCTGAAATAACTTTTAATCAAGAAAATAATGAAGTAGTCGTTGATGCATCGACTGCTTTGGCCATTGAAGCGCCTTATGAGTATGTTAGTAAAATGAGAGCTTCAATTGTTGTGATGGGGCCATTATTAGCTAGAAACGGGCATGCTCGAGTGGCTATGCCAGGGGGATGTGCAATTGGTAAACGACCTATTGATTTACATTTAAAAGGTTTTCAAGCACTAGGGGCAACTATTAACCAAACAGATGGTTACATTGAAGCAGTAGCTCAAGACGGCTTAAAAGGCGCATCCATTTATTTAGATTTCCCAAGTGTTGGGGCAACTCAAAATATTATGATGGCTGCTGTTAAAGCTAAGGGAACGACAACTATTGAGAATGTTGCACGTGAACCTGAAATCGTTGATTTAGCTAACGTCCTGAATAAAATGGGTGCTAATATTGTTGGTGCTGGAACTGAAACGATTAGAATTGAAGGCGTTGATCGTTTAGTTGGCGTTGAGCATCGTATCGTTCAAGATAGAATCGAAGCAGGAACGTTTATGGTAGCTGCTGCAATGACAGAAGGCAATGTGCTGATTGAAGAAGCTATTGCTGAGCATAATAGTCCACTAATTTCTAAATTAAAAGAAACTGGAGCTATCATTACTGAAGAAGAAAATGGCATTAGAGTAGTAGGGCCAAAAGTAATAAAAGCAACAGATATTATGACGTTACCACATCCAGGTTTTCCAACAGATATGCAAGCTCAAATGAGCGCACTACAAGTTATTGCTGAAGGCACAAGTGTCTTATCAGAAACAGTATTTGAAAATCG is drawn from Vagococcus xieshaowenii and contains these coding sequences:
- a CDS encoding F0F1 ATP synthase subunit epsilon, translated to MNKMEVQVVTPNGLVYDGEAGFVLATTPQGQLGIMANHQPIIAPVKISSLIIKEVKGGDILSEIAVNGGILEVRDNIVSILANSAERAQDIDVERAERAKDRAEQDIQYAKEHQESDKMKRAEVALARAINRIHISKK
- a CDS encoding DUF1146 family protein, which encodes MQIYGVEAIIRVISHFVFINLTFWSIQSLNYEKWFKKAPIGQIRAFLLILSIVLGYTVSYAMWDIFSLFSNFVFSMKNG
- the murA gene encoding UDP-N-acetylglucosamine 1-carboxyvinyltransferase; protein product: MEYIIVQGGNRLEGTVKIEGAKNAVLPILAATLLAEEGKTKLTNVPILSDVFMMNELIDKLNPEITFNQENNEVVVDASTALAIEAPYEYVSKMRASIVVMGPLLARNGHARVAMPGGCAIGKRPIDLHLKGFQALGATINQTDGYIEAVAQDGLKGASIYLDFPSVGATQNIMMAAVKAKGTTTIENVAREPEIVDLANVLNKMGANIVGAGTETIRIEGVDRLVGVEHRIVQDRIEAGTFMVAAAMTEGNVLIEEAIAEHNSPLISKLKETGAIITEEENGIRVVGPKVIKATDIMTLPHPGFPTDMQAQMSALQVIAEGTSVLSETVFENRFQHLMEMNRMGANFKIDQNVAHIYGSAKLLGAEVSATDLRAAAALILAGLVAKGTTKVTHLEYLDRGYYNFHGKLAALGANIERINESDTVNEEIKTLVK